In Kineosporia sp. NBRC 101731, the DNA window CCCGAGACTCCCGAGAACTGGCCGCGGGTAACGATCCCGCCCGTCCGGGCGGGGTTGCGCCGGGTGGGTCCGTCGCTGATGGTCACCTGCACATCCTGCACCGGGCAAGGGATCGGCGCGCGGAACCCACGCGGATTCAGGTCCTGTCGGGCGACACTCCTTGGTGACAGAACCGGGCGCTTCGGTCAGATGATGGGATGTTCGGGTGACTCGGCGGCCGGCTGGGTCCGACGGGCGGCCAGGATGCCGGCGCCCGCCGCGAGCAGGTCGACGGCGGTGAAGAGGACCCGGGAGATCAGCACCACCACGACCACCTTGCCGTGGTCGTCGAGCACCGTCGACAGCACGGCGGCGAGGGCGACCTCGCGGGCCCCCGCGCCCGCCGGGGCGATGATGATGACGAAGCCGACCGCCCAGGCCAGGGCGTAGCCACCGATCAGCAGGAGGGCGGTGGAGGCATTGGCGTCGGCGCCCAGCGGCACGCTGAGGGCCCAGACCTGCAGGCCCGCACCGACCCAGGAGCCGATGGCCCACAGCGTGGAGACGACGGTGCCACGGCCGGAGGTGCGCTCGGGCAGCCCTTCCTTGCTGACGATGCGCAGGGCCCGGTCGACGAGGCGCCCCATCACGGCGGGGTGCAGCACGACGGCCAGGGGAACCACCAGCAGCACGGCCCAGCCGAAACCGTCGGGCAGGGCGTCGGGGGCGAACGGCACGGCGATCAGCACCACCAGCAGGGCGCTGAGCACCGACAACAGCATGCTGACGACCGTGGCGGTAGCCGTGCGGCGGCGGGGCACGTGGTGATCGCGGCCCAGCTCGGTCTGCATGACCACCGGCCAGACGCTGCCGGGCAGGTACTTGCCGAGCTGGCCGACGAAGAAGATGCGGGCCGCGACCGGCAGTCTCAGCCGGGAGCCGAGGTCGGCCAGGAGGGTGCGCCAGACCATGCCGGCGAGCGCCACGTTGAGCACCGTGGCCAGGGCCGCGAAGGCCAGCCAGCCCGGGCTGAGCTGGGTGACGGCGTCGGCCACCTCCTCGCGGCGGCTGAACACGGCCCAGACCGCGAGCGCCACGAGCAGCAGGCCGAAGGCGACCCGGAACGAGCGGCGGCGGCTGAGCTCACTGGCCCGGCCCGCGAGCGCGCCGATCCGCCCGATCAGGGCCTGACCGGAACCGTTGCCGGTAGCGGGAGGCGACGTCGCCTCGTCCTTCGTTCTGGTTGGCTCGTCGGCGCCACCCACCGACTCGATGTCAGCCTCTGACTTCCCACCGGTGTCGTCCTCAACAGCCGGGAACTCGTTCGCTCCGCCGGTGTCCGGACCCGAGGGCGCGCTCACGGCTGCCGCGACTCGACCGGGACAACCCCGGTCAGTGCCTCGACATAGCGGTCCCAGGGGCCGGCCAGGTCGATGTCGGGAAGGCCGGCGCGCAGGCGGTCGAGCTCACCGGGGGCCGTGAGCTGCTTGAGCGCGGTGACCAGGGCGGGCACGTCGGCGGATGGCACCAGCAGGCCGTCGACGCCGTCGTGCACGTCGTCGGGGAAGGTGCCGACGCTCGTGGCGAGCACCGGCAGGCCGTGGGCGTGGCCGAGCAGCACGTTCTGCGAGGCGGTGGCGTGCCGGTAGGGCAGGGCCAGCACGTCGTGCGAGGCCATCAGGGCGGGGATGTCGACGCCGGCGACGTAGCCGGGCATCACGTGCACCCTCGCGGCGAGCGCCGGGTCGGCGGCCAGTTCGCGCACCCGCTCACCGGCCGCGCCCCACTGCTCACCGGCGACGGTGACGGTCACCTCGGGCACACCCTTCGCGGCCTCGAGCAGCAGGTCGTAGCCCTTGTACTCACGCACCATGCCGAGGGTGAGAACACGCAGCGGGTCACCGGCGGACCGCGGGGCGCGCCCGGCGGCGAGCTGACGGCCGGCCGGCTCGGGCAGGCCCCCGGGCAGGTGCGGGGCCAGCGGCACAGTCACCACGGGACGCCGGTCGAGGCCGAGTTCGTGGGCCAGCCGGGCCTGTTCGGCGGAGTGCACGACGATGCCGTCGACCGAGCGCAGCATCTGGCGGATCAGGAACTCGCCGCCCGGGTGGGTCTCGTGCGGCACCACGTTGTGGGCGATGGCGATGATGCGGGGCTTGGCCGCCCCGACCCGGCGACCGCGGGAGGCCATCCGGATCGAGCGCACGAGCGCCAGCAGCGACGGCACCTGCACCGGCACGACCACGACGATGACGACCAGGTCGACGTCGCGCAGGGCCTTGCCGGTGCTCCACCAGGAGTTCGGGCGGTCCCAGCGCAGCGGGCGGGTGGTGTTCGGGAACGGCGGAAGATCCGGGCCACCGTCGGGCACGGCCTGCTCACCCGGGTAGAGCGCGTGCGGGTAGAGCCGGGACCAGGAGACCAGTTCCACGTCGTGACCGGCGGCGGCCAGGGCGTGCGCGGTCTGCGTGGTGTGCGCCGCCACGCCGCCCTTGAACGGGTGCGACGGACCGACGACCGCGACCCGCAGGGGCCCGGGGGGCTCGATCGGGTCGGGCCGGTCAGGCGGGTCAGGTAGATCAGGCACCACGAACAACTCCGCCATCAGTAGATCCATCCCCGGCAGCCTCGACGGACCGACCGGTACACCAGGTAACGGCAGGTGCGCGAGTGCCTCGTGGAGCGAGGACTGATGAGTCGCGGCGCGGTACAGCGTGCTGAACGAGGCGCCATGCCTCAGCCCTCGTGGACGCCGGGGTCGAGCGCGCTGTCACCGCGCGACCGGACGATGAGGTCGGCCAGCAGACCCATGCTCGCGATCAGCAGACCGGCGATGAGCAGCAGCATGGTGTTGGCCGGGATGTAGAACGGCTGCCGCACGTTGTCGACGATCGCCTTCACCGCGCCGATGCCGAGCAACCACAGCGCCAGCGGCATGAGCACCTTCAGCGGGTCGAAGTACATGATCATCCGCAGCACCTGGAGGATGTACCGGTAGGCGTCACGGACGAAGTGGAACTTCGACGTGCCGGCCCGCTTGGCGTAGTCGATCTCCATGTAGTGGATGTCGTGCTGGTTCTGCAGGAACGACAGCGTGATGGTGGTGACGCAGGAGAACCCGGGCGGCAGCAGACGCAGGTAGGGCAGCGACACCGAGCGCCGGAACGCGCGCAGACCGGAGTTCAGGTCCGGGATCTTCTGGTTGCTCAGCCGCTCGGCGATCTTACGGATCAGCCACTTCGCCGGCACGCGCAGCCACTTGTGCGTGCCCTCCTCGGTGAGGCGGGCGCCGACGACCTGGTCGTAGCTCGGGTCGGTGAGCAGCACCTGGATCAGCTCGGGGATACGCTCGTTCGGGTAG includes these proteins:
- a CDS encoding lysylphosphatidylglycerol synthase transmembrane domain-containing protein, with amino-acid sequence MSAPSGPDTGGANEFPAVEDDTGGKSEADIESVGGADEPTRTKDEATSPPATGNGSGQALIGRIGALAGRASELSRRRSFRVAFGLLLVALAVWAVFSRREEVADAVTQLSPGWLAFAALATVLNVALAGMVWRTLLADLGSRLRLPVAARIFFVGQLGKYLPGSVWPVVMQTELGRDHHVPRRRTATATVVSMLLSVLSALLVVLIAVPFAPDALPDGFGWAVLLVVPLAVVLHPAVMGRLVDRALRIVSKEGLPERTSGRGTVVSTLWAIGSWVGAGLQVWALSVPLGADANASTALLLIGGYALAWAVGFVIIIAPAGAGAREVALAAVLSTVLDDHGKVVVVVLISRVLFTAVDLLAAGAGILAARRTQPAAESPEHPII
- a CDS encoding glycosyltransferase family 4 protein, whose protein sequence is MAELFVVPDLPDPPDRPDPIEPPGPLRVAVVGPSHPFKGGVAAHTTQTAHALAAAGHDVELVSWSRLYPHALYPGEQAVPDGGPDLPPFPNTTRPLRWDRPNSWWSTGKALRDVDLVVIVVVVPVQVPSLLALVRSIRMASRGRRVGAAKPRIIAIAHNVVPHETHPGGEFLIRQMLRSVDGIVVHSAEQARLAHELGLDRRPVVTVPLAPHLPGGLPEPAGRQLAAGRAPRSAGDPLRVLTLGMVREYKGYDLLLEAAKGVPEVTVTVAGEQWGAAGERVRELAADPALAARVHVMPGYVAGVDIPALMASHDVLALPYRHATASQNVLLGHAHGLPVLATSVGTFPDDVHDGVDGLLVPSADVPALVTALKQLTAPGELDRLRAGLPDIDLAGPWDRYVEALTGVVPVESRQP
- a CDS encoding glycosyltransferase family 2 protein, which gives rise to MSASPLAPQTPTSPQPTGQPVVPERGGVTATIVLPCYNEQDHVLAELERITASMDASGHSYEILAIDDASTDGTLAVLREASLRMPHLQVLAFRRNGGSGTARRIGTLRARGEIVVWTDADMTYPNERIPELIQVLLTDPSYDQVVGARLTEEGTHKWLRVPAKWLIRKIAERLSNQKIPDLNSGLRAFRRSVSLPYLRLLPPGFSCVTTITLSFLQNQHDIHYMEIDYAKRAGTSKFHFVRDAYRYILQVLRMIMYFDPLKVLMPLALWLLGIGAVKAIVDNVRQPFYIPANTMLLLIAGLLIASMGLLADLIVRSRGDSALDPGVHEG